AGAATTCTCTGCTAAATCAGCTTTTACTACTAGTTCATTGTACCATTTCGAGTAATCTTCTGACCTCTTTGTGAAATTCTTTGCCATCCTAACAATATCATTTTATTAAGTCGCCAAAAGTAAATATTCATTTGGGTTTGGCACGGAATATAAATTACAAATACACCCACATACGATGGATTAATGTTTTAACGTTAAGTGTAATAATTACGGCACAGTTATTGTTAATTTTTTATTAAATAAATTTTCTACGAGATGAAATATTTAAGCTACATTCCGTTCATTTTAGTATTCAGTTTTTTTGTCTCGTGTTCAGCTAACAAAGATTTATACATTGCACCCAATTTTGTTTCAGACAATAGCCTCCCCGCAAAACCCATATTTGAAGAACCAAACTCAGAATACTTTTCTTTGGATTCCACAATATTCAAAATCACACTAAACCACTCGTTAAACAATCAAACTACACGTACTTTAGATCAGAAGTATGCTTCTTTAAACCAATTCAATTATCAATTCACATTACCACCTTTTTATTACAGCAATTTTTCTCTCTTCCACAATAGCTTCTATCCCGAATGGATTCCATTCCGTTATGCTTCTAATTTCTATAATCCTGGGCATCCATTTAATACATACTATTCCTATTGGAGTAACTGGTCTACTCCATATTATAGTTTAGGACATTGCTCCTCATACACTCAGAGAAAAACCACTTACATCAAGCCTTCTACCGCATCTCCTGATGAAAAATCTAACGTACGTTATAATTTAGCCAGAACTTCAAACTATAATTATACCACAAGAAAAAGGACTAAAACTTCCTCCGGATACTACAATGACCCTAAAACAATTCCATCTCCTGTTATGCCTTCTACCCAAACATATGAATATACACCTTATTCCTCCGGGCCATCAAAAAACGCTAACCATCCACCCAAAAGAAGTTCTTCTACTTATACTCCTAAAAACCCCAAACCTCAAGCAACCCCAGCATCTAGCACACCATCCACTTCACCCTCCAATACCTACAAACAAAAACCAACTGCGATGCCAGCTAATACACCGCTATAGTCGCTCTTCAACCAATCACTTACCCTAACTTAACTCTAAAAAAAATGCCCCTAATTAAATAATCAGAGGCATTTTTTAGTTTTATCGTATTTGGAATTACTCCATAATTTTCTTGAACTTTTCTTGTTCTTCGTTTGCCAACTCCTGATCTACCAAAATACGACCAGAGTGCTCATCAACGATAATTTTCTTTCTCGCACCAACATCCAAAATTCTTTGTGGTGGAATTTGAATATAAGAACCTCCCGCAGATGCTCTATCAATAGCCACAACAGCTAAACCATTACGTACTTTATTTCTAATTCTATGGTACGCTTTTAATAGTCTCTCTTCGATGTTAGTCTCCGCTTCTTCAGAAAGCTTTTGCAATCTTTCTTCTTCTTTCTCCGTTTCACCAACGATTCCGCCTAACTCGTCTTTCTTATGTTGAAGTTCAGTGTTGTTACTCTTTAATTCATCATTCGCAACACCTAAAACCTCATCCTTACTTGCAATTCTAGCTTTTGCCTCACGAATTCTTTTTTCAGCAAGTTGAATCTCTAAACTTTGAAACTCAATCTCTTTATTTAAAGAATCAAATTCACGATTGTTTCTCACATCGTTTTGTTGCTCTTTGTACTTTACAATTGCAGCCTCAGATTCTTTGATTTGAATTCCTTTTTCTACGATGCTTTGCTCCAACTCCTCACGCTCTTCCTGCATCTTTGAGATACGCGTTTCTAAACCTGCGATCTCATCTTCTAAATCCTGAATCTGGATAGGAAGTTCACCTCTAATGGTTTTAATTTTATCGATCTCTGAATCGATCAACTGTAATTTGTAAAGTGACCTTAATTTATCCTCAACTGACATTAGCTTAGGATCTTTCACTGCTTTTGACATATCTATAAATAATTAACCGGATTGGTATTTATTTCCGAAATTCGGATTGCAAATGTAGAAAATTTTTGTTTAAGAAAATCAGCAAGTAACTCACTTGTATATTGTTCACTTTCATAATGTCCAATATCAGCTATAACCAATTGTTTTTCAGCATCAAAAAACTCATGATATTTAAAGTCTGCGGTTAAAAATAAATCAGCACCGCTTCTTTTTGCGGCAGAAAGCAAGAAACTACCTGAACCTCCGCATATTGCTACACGCTTTACATGAGATTTTACAACCGGAGTGTATTTTACAACTCCTGCATTCATCTTCGTTTTTATTTCTTGAAGCAAATCCATTGTTGGTATCTCCTCTTCCAACTCACCAACTACACCCAAACCAACCTGATTATTTTTATTATCCAAGCGCAACACATCATATGCAACTTCCTCGTAAGGATGTGCTTCCAATAAAGCTCTTACAACAACACTTTGTTTATGACTCTCAAATATCACTTCAATTCTGGACTCTTCTTCATGATGTACCTGCCCTTTTTCTCCAACATACGGATCCGCATTTTCTAAAGCTTTAAAAGTCCCTATCCCTTCATGAGAAAAACTACAATGTGAATAATCTCCAATCTGCCCAGCCCCAGCACTAAACAAACTTTCCAGAACTTCATCTTTTTTTGCATTTGGTACATATGAAATCAATTTCTTCAAGCCATTTTTTTGCGGATCTAAAATTCGAAGATTTTTTACACCAATTTTTTTTGCGATCATGGAATTGACACCGTTCAATACACTATCCAAATTTGTATGTGTAGCATAAATAGCGATATCATTTTTAATTGCTGAAATAACTGTTCTTTCCACATAATTAGAACCATTTAATCTTTTCAAACCCTTAAATACTATCGGATGATGCGCTATAATAAGATTTGCTTCCTGTTTCTTTGCTTCCTCAATGGTTTCCTCCACACTATCCAGGCAAACTAAAACACCCTTGACCTCGCTATTAAAATCTCCCACGATCAAACCTGCATTGTCATAGCTTTCCTGATAGGCTAGAGGGGCGATACTCTCCAGATAATTTGTGACTTGTTTAACTGTTATCATTCTGCACAATATTGTTTAACTTCAAAACTAACCATTCACAAATTCAAACCACGAATATTATTAAATAATTTCAAGCTTTTGTTACGCATTAAATCCGTAATTTCGCCTTTCTGTTATGTCTAAATTTAGATTAATTCTCTATCCATTTGCGGTCGTATATGACGGTGTTACAAGAATTAAAAACTTCTTGTATAACAGGAATATTTTACACTCCAATTCTTTTGATATTCCATTAATTGTAATTGGCAATTTGGCAATTGGAGGAACTGGTAAAACACCACATACCGAGTATATTGCACGACTACTCCGGTCTTCTTTTAGAATAGCTGTCCTGAGCCGTGGTTATGGACGTAAAACTTCAGGGTATTTTTTAGCCACACCAGAAACAGATAGTCATACCATTGGAGATGAACCTTTACAGATTTACAACAATGTTGAAAATATAGATGTGGCCGTATGTGAGGATCGATCAAAAGGAGTTGAAAAGCTTCAGACCGAAATTCAACCTGAGATTGTTATTCTGGATGATGCTTTTCAACACAGAAAAATTCAAGGCTCGTTTTACATTCTTTTATCTACCTACGATAATTTATTCTATAAGGATTTTGTATTACCGGCTGGAAACTTAAGAGAAACTGCTCAAAACAAAGAACGGGCGAATATTATTGTGGTGACCAAATGTCCTGATAAAATCTCATCAACCGAGCATAAACAAATCATCAATAGAATTCAACCTTCCAAAGATCAAAAAGTATTCTTTTCTAAAATACAATATCAACAACCTCATCGCTTTCATGGTTCAATAGAATGGAATCAGCATCTAAAAATCTTATTGGTAACAGGTATTGTTAATCCTCAACCACTAAAAAACCATCTACAACAATTAGGAAATAACGTTAAAACATTATCATTTAAAGATCACCATTCTTATGCCTCCTCTGATATAGAAACTATATACGCTCAATTACAACAATTGGGAGAAAATGCTGTTGTTGTCACAACTTCAAAAGACAGAGTAAAACTTCAACCTCTTCTGCATACGCACCTGCTTAAAGAAAAAATAACAGCTTACGAAATTTCAATTACAATAGGTTTCTTGTTTGATCAGGAAAATGAATTCAAAAAAACTATTTTAGAACATGTTAGAACAATATAAAGAAGCTGCACAGTTTATCCAGCAGCAAACATCTATTAAACCACAAATAGGTATTGTTTTAGGCACAGGCCTGGGGCCCATTGCAGATTTAATTGATGTAGACAACATCACCGACTATAAAGACATCCCTCATTTCCCTGTATCAACGGTAAGCGGACATCAAGGATGCCTAATTCATGGGCACATAAACAACGTCCCCGTTGTGGTTATGAAAGGTCGTTTCCACTACTACGAAGGTTATGACATGAATAAAGTGGCTTTTCCAATTCGGGTGATGAAATTTTTAGGGATTCAATCTCTAATTGTGTCCAATGCATCAGGAGGTTTAAATCCTGAATTTGCAATTGGCGACCTTATGATTATTGATGACCACATCAACCTGTTTCCAACAAATCCACTCATTGGACCTAACATTGATGAGTTAGGCCCTAGATTTCCAGATATGAGTGAAGCTTATAAAAAATCATTCATAGAAACTGCTCAACAGATTGCCAGCAAAAACAACATCAAAGTTCATCAAGGTGTCTACGCAGGTCTAACTGGTCCAACTTTCGAAACGCCTGCTGAATACAAATACATCCGAATAATTGGAGCCGATGCAGTAGGGATGTCGACAGTTCCCGAAGTTATTGCAGCGCGACATGCGGGGATTGATGTCTTTGGTATTTCAGTAATCACAGATCTGGGA
This genomic interval from bacterium SCSIO 12643 contains the following:
- a CDS encoding Nif3-like dinuclear metal center hexameric protein; translation: MTVKQVTNYLESIAPLAYQESYDNAGLIVGDFNSEVKGVLVCLDSVEETIEEAKKQEANLIIAHHPIVFKGLKRLNGSNYVERTVISAIKNDIAIYATHTNLDSVLNGVNSMIAKKIGVKNLRILDPQKNGLKKLISYVPNAKKDEVLESLFSAGAGQIGDYSHCSFSHEGIGTFKALENADPYVGEKGQVHHEEESRIEVIFESHKQSVVVRALLEAHPYEEVAYDVLRLDNKNNQVGLGVVGELEEEIPTMDLLQEIKTKMNAGVVKYTPVVKSHVKRVAICGGSGSFLLSAAKRSGADLFLTADFKYHEFFDAEKQLVIADIGHYESEQYTSELLADFLKQKFSTFAIRISEINTNPVNYL
- the lpxK gene encoding tetraacyldisaccharide 4'-kinase translates to MSKFRLILYPFAVVYDGVTRIKNFLYNRNILHSNSFDIPLIVIGNLAIGGTGKTPHTEYIARLLRSSFRIAVLSRGYGRKTSGYFLATPETDSHTIGDEPLQIYNNVENIDVAVCEDRSKGVEKLQTEIQPEIVILDDAFQHRKIQGSFYILLSTYDNLFYKDFVLPAGNLRETAQNKERANIIVVTKCPDKISSTEHKQIINRIQPSKDQKVFFSKIQYQQPHRFHGSIEWNQHLKILLVTGIVNPQPLKNHLQQLGNNVKTLSFKDHHSYASSDIETIYAQLQQLGENAVVVTTSKDRVKLQPLLHTHLLKEKITAYEISITIGFLFDQENEFKKTILEHVRTI
- a CDS encoding purine-nucleoside phosphorylase translates to MLEQYKEAAQFIQQQTSIKPQIGIVLGTGLGPIADLIDVDNITDYKDIPHFPVSTVSGHQGCLIHGHINNVPVVVMKGRFHYYEGYDMNKVAFPIRVMKFLGIQSLIVSNASGGLNPEFAIGDLMIIDDHINLFPTNPLIGPNIDELGPRFPDMSEAYKKSFIETAQQIASKNNIKVHQGVYAGLTGPTFETPAEYKYIRIIGADAVGMSTVPEVIAARHAGIDVFGISVITDLGVEGKIQEVSHQEVIKNAKKNEKNLILLVEELVGMMH